A single Marinobacter sp. es.042 DNA region contains:
- the secE gene encoding preprotein translocase subunit SecE, translating to MESKAVQSASRFDFVKWLVVFVLIAIGVVGNQYYSAESLLYRVLALVGLAIVAALVALQTDRGRRFATLLKEARVEIRKVVWPTRPELVQTTAIVVVFVLVVALLLWGMDSLISWLVAGFIG from the coding sequence ATGGAGTCAAAAGCCGTTCAGTCAGCCAGCCGTTTCGATTTCGTGAAGTGGCTGGTTGTTTTCGTTCTGATCGCCATCGGTGTGGTGGGGAATCAGTATTATAGTGCCGAGTCTCTGCTGTATCGGGTTCTGGCTCTTGTAGGTCTCGCAATTGTGGCGGCGCTTGTTGCCCTCCAAACCGACCGTGGTCGTCGCTTCGCGACGCTGCTGAAGGAAGCGAGAGTCGAGATCCGGAAAGTGGTATGGCCCACCAGGCCCGAGCTCGTGCAGACGACAGCGATTGTTGTGGTGTTTGTGCTCGTTGTGGCTCTGTTGTTGTGGGGTATGGATTCGCTGATCAGCTGGCTGGTCGCCGGGTTTATCGGTTAA
- the tuf gene encoding elongation factor Tu, whose protein sequence is MSKSKFERNKPHLNVGTIGHVDHGKTTLTAALTRVCHEVWGTGSASAFDQIDNAPEERARGITIATSHVEYDSPKRHYAHVDCPGHADYVKNMITGAAQMDGAILVCSAADGPMPQTREHILLSRQVGVPFIVVFLNKADMVDDEELLELVEMEVRDLLSQYDFPGDDTPIITGSALMALEGKDDNEMGTTAVKKLVEALDDYIPEPERAIDQPFLMPIEDVFSISGRGTVVTGRVERGVIKTGDEVEIVGIKDTVKTTCTGVEMFRKLLDEGRAGENIGALLRGTKRDDVERGQVLCVPGSIKPHTKFECEVYVLSKEEGGRHTPFFKGYRPQFYFRTTDVTGSCELPEGVEMVMPGDNVKMSVTLIAPIAMEDGLRFAIREGGRTVGAGVVSKIIE, encoded by the coding sequence ATGTCTAAGTCTAAGTTTGAACGTAATAAGCCGCACTTGAACGTAGGCACCATTGGTCACGTTGACCATGGTAAAACCACTTTGACTGCTGCCCTGACCCGTGTATGTCACGAAGTTTGGGGTACAGGCTCTGCGAGTGCCTTTGACCAGATCGATAACGCACCGGAAGAGCGTGCGCGTGGTATTACCATCGCGACCTCCCACGTTGAGTACGATTCCCCGAAGCGTCACTACGCTCACGTAGACTGCCCGGGCCACGCTGACTATGTGAAGAACATGATCACTGGTGCGGCGCAGATGGACGGCGCGATCCTGGTTTGCTCTGCAGCTGACGGCCCCATGCCGCAGACTCGTGAGCACATCCTGCTGTCCCGTCAGGTTGGCGTACCTTTCATCGTTGTGTTCCTGAACAAAGCGGACATGGTAGACGATGAAGAGCTGCTTGAGCTGGTTGAGATGGAAGTTCGCGACCTGCTGAGCCAGTACGACTTCCCGGGTGACGACACTCCGATCATCACCGGTTCTGCGCTGATGGCGCTGGAAGGCAAAGACGACAACGAGATGGGTACTACCGCTGTCAAGAAGCTGGTAGAAGCTCTGGATGACTACATCCCTGAGCCGGAGCGTGCGATCGATCAGCCGTTCCTGATGCCGATCGAGGACGTCTTCTCTATCTCTGGTCGTGGTACTGTTGTGACCGGCCGTGTTGAGCGTGGCGTTATCAAGACTGGTGACGAAGTGGAGATCGTTGGTATCAAGGATACCGTGAAGACCACGTGTACCGGCGTTGAGATGTTCCGCAAGCTGCTGGACGAAGGCCGTGCCGGTGAGAACATTGGTGCGCTGCTGCGTGGTACCAAGCGTGACGACGTTGAGCGTGGTCAGGTTCTGTGTGTGCCGGGCTCCATCAAGCCGCACACCAAGTTCGAGTGCGAAGTGTACGTACTGTCCAAAGAAGAAGGTGGTCGTCATACTCCGTTCTTCAAGGGCTACCGTCCGCAGTTTTACTTCCGTACCACCGACGTAACCGGTTCTTGCGAACTGCCGGAAGGTGTGGAAATGGTTATGCCGGGTGACAACGTCAAGATGAGTGTTACCCTGATTGCTCCGATCGCCATGGAAGATGGCCTGCGCTTCGCGATTCGTGAAGGCGGCCGTACCGTTGGTGCCGGCGTAGTCTCCAAGATCATCGAGTAA
- a CDS encoding type III pantothenate kinase: MNLFIDAGNTRLKWCLANQDEVLASGTGSLEDENPLGVPGELIGKVVSVAISTVASEERRTHLAGSVEKLCQAPVRFYWSERSRNGLMNAYQNVSRMGADRWHGMYGAWLDHRQGFAVLDAGSAVTVDYVDRHGQHLGGYILPGLQMMLRSLRTDAARIWFDPDQGLATDPGKSTGECVNHGLAWLSAAMIERVIADARKLSLSEILVTGGDADRLIGLGLPGISRPDLVLSGLRAIHAEEASG; this comes from the coding sequence ATGAATCTGTTTATTGACGCGGGTAACACCCGGCTGAAGTGGTGTCTTGCAAACCAGGATGAGGTTCTGGCCTCAGGGACCGGCTCTCTCGAAGACGAGAACCCCCTGGGTGTGCCGGGAGAACTGATCGGAAAGGTGGTGTCTGTCGCCATATCCACCGTCGCGTCTGAAGAAAGGCGAACTCATTTGGCGGGCTCCGTCGAGAAGCTGTGTCAGGCGCCGGTTCGCTTTTACTGGTCGGAACGGTCCCGGAATGGCCTAATGAACGCCTACCAGAATGTCTCGAGAATGGGGGCCGATCGGTGGCATGGAATGTACGGTGCCTGGCTCGATCACAGGCAGGGCTTTGCGGTCCTGGATGCGGGAAGTGCCGTTACTGTCGATTATGTTGATCGGCATGGTCAGCATCTGGGTGGTTATATTCTTCCGGGCCTGCAGATGATGTTGCGCAGTCTCCGGACCGATGCCGCGCGGATCTGGTTCGACCCGGACCAGGGGCTGGCAACGGACCCTGGCAAGAGTACCGGGGAGTGCGTGAACCATGGTCTTGCCTGGCTGTCTGCTGCGATGATTGAGCGGGTGATCGCTGACGCCCGAAAACTGTCACTGTCTGAAATTCTGGTTACTGGCGGCGACGCTGACCGGCTTATCGGTCTTGGTCTGCCCGGTATTTCTCGCCCGGACCTTGTGTTGTCGGGCCTGCGTGCAATTCATGCGGAGGAAGCCTCCGGATGA
- a CDS encoding biotin--[acetyl-CoA-carboxylase] ligase, which translates to MKSKALIELLSDGQVHSGAALAEKLGVSRTAIWKQIRRAMEEGADIATIRGRGYQLVSRVDLLDRARVLREIAAGREQELSLTVLDEVDSTNAEVIRQITAGSKGVPVVIADCQTSGRGRRGRVWQSPRGENLYLSMGLTFHGGFSVLDGLSLVLGVAVANALERLGVPEVGLKWPNDIFLPDGKLGGILVELQGELEEGVVQVIAGIGLNVHMSRADGVDQPWSSLARACPQVEWSRSQIGGAIIDAVFDAVALFSDIGFADFRESWQRRDVFMGKSLKARGGDVEGVGCGIDDAGNYQIRTENGLVPVRAGEISLRVAK; encoded by the coding sequence ATGAAATCCAAAGCACTTATAGAGCTGCTCAGTGACGGTCAGGTTCACTCCGGAGCCGCGCTGGCCGAAAAGCTCGGGGTTAGTCGTACCGCAATCTGGAAGCAGATTCGTCGCGCGATGGAGGAAGGTGCTGACATTGCCACGATTCGCGGACGTGGATATCAGCTGGTGTCCCGGGTCGACCTGCTCGATAGGGCGCGGGTGCTTCGTGAAATTGCCGCCGGCCGGGAACAGGAGCTTTCACTGACAGTCCTGGACGAGGTTGACTCGACTAATGCCGAGGTGATCAGGCAGATTACCGCCGGAAGCAAGGGTGTCCCGGTGGTTATCGCCGACTGTCAGACGTCCGGCCGAGGTCGACGGGGGCGTGTGTGGCAAAGCCCCCGGGGCGAAAACCTGTACCTGAGCATGGGGCTCACCTTCCACGGCGGCTTCAGTGTACTGGATGGGTTAAGTCTGGTGCTCGGCGTTGCGGTGGCCAATGCCCTGGAACGGCTGGGAGTGCCGGAGGTCGGACTCAAGTGGCCAAATGATATTTTTCTGCCGGACGGCAAGCTTGGCGGCATCCTGGTAGAGCTCCAGGGTGAGCTGGAGGAAGGCGTGGTGCAGGTAATTGCGGGTATCGGGCTGAATGTGCATATGTCCCGGGCTGATGGCGTCGATCAACCCTGGAGCAGCCTCGCCAGGGCCTGCCCTCAAGTCGAATGGTCGCGCAGCCAGATCGGCGGTGCAATCATCGATGCTGTATTCGATGCTGTCGCCCTGTTCTCGGATATCGGGTTTGCAGATTTTCGGGAGTCCTGGCAGCGTCGCGATGTGTTTATGGGAAAATCGCTCAAGGCCCGTGGCGGTGATGTCGAAGGTGTCGGTTGTGGCATTGATGACGCCGGCAACTATCAAATCCGGACCGAAAACGGGCTTGTTCCGGTGCGCGCAGGGGAAATCAGTCTGCGAGTGGCAAAATGA
- a CDS encoding DUF6160 family protein: MGAPDRIKQLAPIATGLFYVVLASPVVADMKSLDDSTLANISGQSGLSVELDLGLTADRLSYVDDGNGIHLDGFRIGSAVDPSGQAFHLIRIDVEEDASLNLDYLVKDRRIEFGDIRLAGAPDVSMGGIFFDHSLEGYLNIRQGSSVGGAGYTFDSAYTMTGGRLGYRTNGNEVFLDDITMNVEALGVTLDVVGDTLALNAPRLTGDWEVGAIRYSSNPLNHGVSVDSGNGQPLPSYGSLSGSYELSSSTNLTAGGRSGEGLRIDNETVIRSASFLYRDDGKALALRDITGVYRINDLRLDVATDWQNRSALALTLGSMDGEFSIGAIEVGGNGKSIGQVNVSFLLEDQVFNGRSYSNAIYLQGGGHPDAGPQGLRLATEWSLRLADFSYTEDGNRVIFSGLQSWGQGDVTVNVTRDGVANGTEFFDGLRIGFEDMRAGYRINGLRVGSDDAPLQGGTELLLALGFYPAYEFELDGHVTLGAGGASGEGITINSDVSIRNGKAAIIAVPYDEGNGEIPQKGLWITELDYDAHVRDMTVDVSQEGLAVIKGESWSTMDIGNLRIGDKESGQSFGRFVIQKYETGSSMTVVPGGAGDVCAGGMGDSPSACAASGGVWETRGEEGLTVRLKQVLAKAINEARKNSLTWETNRQSSGVGEAMNGTGTSLVLNDIHTSDGGDFDGDGVDDNSFGLRTDLSVDVYQTRVVKKEDGPDAMGVTGNRGDEKIMDGSSAAGYRYVSNPTLAEADNRPLGFAVKARSRFKELSINNIDLVHPVGGAQTAVYGVKMQNLDIKANLTATPIP; this comes from the coding sequence ATGGGCGCGCCAGACAGAATCAAACAACTTGCCCCGATTGCCACTGGGCTGTTTTATGTGGTCCTCGCCTCCCCGGTGGTCGCTGACATGAAAAGCCTGGACGATTCCACTCTGGCAAACATCAGCGGCCAGAGTGGTTTGTCCGTAGAGCTCGATCTAGGCCTGACGGCAGATCGGCTCTCTTATGTTGATGATGGCAACGGCATCCATCTGGACGGTTTTCGCATTGGTTCGGCCGTTGATCCTTCTGGTCAGGCATTCCACCTGATTCGCATCGATGTTGAGGAGGATGCATCCCTTAACCTCGATTACCTGGTGAAAGACCGACGGATTGAGTTCGGTGATATCCGGCTCGCCGGGGCCCCCGATGTCAGTATGGGGGGGATCTTTTTCGATCATTCTCTGGAAGGGTATTTAAATATAAGGCAGGGCAGCTCCGTTGGCGGGGCCGGATATACCTTTGACTCCGCCTACACGATGACTGGCGGCCGTCTGGGATATCGCACCAATGGCAATGAAGTTTTTCTGGACGATATCACCATGAATGTGGAGGCACTGGGAGTAACCCTGGATGTGGTCGGCGACACTCTGGCTCTGAATGCGCCCAGACTAACCGGGGATTGGGAGGTCGGCGCGATTCGTTACAGCAGCAACCCCCTGAATCATGGCGTATCCGTCGATTCCGGCAACGGACAGCCTCTGCCGAGCTATGGCAGCCTGAGTGGAAGTTACGAGCTTTCCTCCAGCACCAACCTGACTGCCGGCGGCCGATCCGGAGAGGGCCTGCGAATCGATAACGAGACCGTTATACGCTCGGCCTCTTTTCTATACAGGGATGACGGAAAGGCCCTCGCGCTTCGAGACATCACTGGCGTCTATCGGATTAACGACCTCCGGCTCGATGTGGCGACCGACTGGCAGAATAGATCGGCCCTGGCCCTCACCCTTGGTTCCATGGATGGTGAATTCAGCATTGGCGCTATTGAGGTGGGTGGCAATGGCAAGAGTATCGGTCAGGTGAATGTCAGCTTTTTGCTTGAAGATCAGGTTTTCAACGGCCGCAGCTATTCCAATGCGATTTATCTGCAGGGGGGTGGACACCCTGACGCCGGGCCGCAGGGCTTGCGACTTGCGACTGAATGGAGTCTTCGGCTTGCCGATTTCAGTTACACCGAAGACGGCAACCGGGTGATCTTCAGTGGCTTGCAGTCCTGGGGGCAGGGCGATGTAACGGTCAATGTAACTCGCGATGGAGTCGCCAACGGTACCGAGTTCTTCGATGGTCTGCGGATTGGTTTCGAGGACATGAGGGCCGGCTACCGGATCAACGGTCTGCGAGTAGGAAGTGATGACGCCCCCTTGCAGGGTGGCACAGAGCTGCTGCTGGCACTGGGGTTCTATCCGGCTTACGAATTCGAGCTTGATGGCCACGTGACGCTCGGTGCAGGAGGCGCATCCGGTGAGGGGATTACCATCAATTCCGATGTCAGCATCAGGAACGGCAAGGCGGCGATTATCGCGGTGCCGTACGATGAAGGTAATGGTGAGATTCCCCAGAAGGGCCTCTGGATTACCGAGCTGGATTATGACGCGCATGTGCGCGACATGACCGTTGATGTCAGCCAGGAGGGGCTTGCGGTTATCAAGGGCGAATCCTGGAGCACCATGGATATCGGCAATCTGAGAATCGGCGACAAGGAATCCGGTCAGAGTTTCGGGAGGTTCGTGATTCAGAAATACGAAACCGGCAGCAGCATGACCGTCGTCCCCGGCGGGGCCGGCGATGTCTGCGCCGGTGGCATGGGTGATAGTCCATCCGCCTGTGCGGCTTCCGGAGGCGTCTGGGAAACCCGGGGTGAGGAGGGGCTGACGGTCCGCCTGAAGCAGGTGCTTGCCAAGGCCATCAATGAAGCCCGGAAGAACTCGCTGACCTGGGAAACCAACCGGCAAAGCAGCGGTGTTGGTGAGGCCATGAACGGAACCGGGACGAGCCTCGTTCTGAACGATATCCATACCAGCGATGGTGGGGACTTCGATGGTGATGGCGTAGACGACAACTCGTTTGGGCTACGCACTGATCTTTCCGTGGATGTCTATCAAACCCGGGTTGTGAAGAAGGAGGACGGTCCGGATGCAATGGGAGTGACAGGCAACCGGGGCGATGAAAAAATCATGGATGGTTCGTCCGCTGCCGGCTACCGCTATGTCTCCAATCCAACCCTTGCCGAGGCCGACAACAGACCGCTCGGGTTTGCGGTGAAGGCGAGAAGCCGGTTCAAGGAACTCTCGATCAACAATATCGACCTGGTTCATCCCGTTGGTGGTGCTCAGACGGCCGTCTATGGCGTCAAAATGCAGAACCTTGATATCAAGGCCAATCTGACCGCAACCCCGATTCCCTGA
- the tyrS gene encoding tyrosine--tRNA ligase, with the protein MASIDEALAIIKRGVDELIPEDELMEKLKEGRPLRIKAGFDPTAPDLHLGHTVLINKLRQFQDLGHEVMFLIGDFTGMIGDPTGKSATRPPLTEQQVAENAVSYKEQVFKILDPAKTRVMFNSDWMGKMSAADMIKLAGQYTVARMLERDDFTKRYRAEQAIAIHEFLYPLVQGYDSVAMEADVELGGTDQKFNLLMGRILQKHYGQSPQVILTMPILEGLDGVQKMSKSLGNYVGVNDSPGEMYTKLLSMPDDLLWRYFELLSFRPLAEVDEFRNAVAGGANPQEYKKLLAEEIITRFHDEEAARTAHKSAGNRVALGEIPDNVPTVEVPLEGQSEIPMAAVLRLAGLVKNGAAARDVLGRGAVFVDGQKFEGDRMFVEGDDCVIQAGKKKIARVLITA; encoded by the coding sequence ATGGCATCCATTGATGAAGCGTTGGCGATAATCAAGCGAGGCGTAGACGAACTCATTCCGGAAGATGAGCTCATGGAAAAATTGAAGGAAGGTCGTCCGCTGCGGATTAAGGCGGGTTTCGACCCCACTGCGCCGGACCTTCATCTTGGGCACACCGTTCTTATTAATAAGCTGCGGCAGTTCCAGGATCTTGGTCACGAGGTTATGTTTCTGATTGGAGATTTCACCGGAATGATCGGTGATCCCACCGGTAAAAGCGCCACACGTCCTCCTCTAACAGAGCAACAGGTCGCCGAGAACGCGGTCAGCTATAAAGAGCAGGTGTTCAAGATTCTTGATCCCGCGAAAACGCGCGTCATGTTCAATTCCGACTGGATGGGCAAGATGAGCGCCGCCGATATGATCAAGCTGGCGGGACAATACACGGTTGCGCGCATGCTGGAGCGGGATGACTTCACCAAGCGCTACCGTGCCGAGCAGGCGATTGCGATTCACGAGTTTCTCTACCCTCTGGTCCAGGGGTATGACTCCGTGGCCATGGAGGCGGATGTTGAACTGGGCGGTACCGACCAGAAGTTCAATCTCCTGATGGGGCGCATTCTGCAGAAGCATTACGGTCAGTCGCCCCAGGTGATCCTCACCATGCCAATTCTGGAAGGGCTCGATGGTGTCCAGAAGATGTCCAAGTCTCTGGGGAACTATGTAGGTGTCAACGACTCGCCTGGCGAAATGTACACCAAGCTGCTCTCCATGCCGGATGATCTCCTGTGGCGTTACTTTGAACTACTGAGCTTCCGGCCGCTTGCCGAGGTAGACGAGTTCCGTAATGCGGTTGCTGGTGGCGCCAACCCCCAGGAGTATAAAAAGCTGCTCGCGGAAGAGATCATTACCCGCTTCCATGATGAAGAGGCGGCCCGTACCGCTCACAAGTCCGCCGGTAACCGAGTGGCGCTCGGCGAGATCCCGGACAATGTGCCAACTGTTGAGGTGCCTTTAGAAGGGCAGTCCGAGATTCCGATGGCGGCGGTGCTTCGCCTGGCCGGTTTGGTAAAGAACGGCGCGGCAGCCCGGGATGTCCTGGGGCGTGGTGCGGTCTTTGTTGATGGCCAGAAATTCGAGGGCGACCGGATGTTTGTGGAAGGCGATGATTGCGTCATCCAGGCTGGCAAGAAGAAGATCGCCCGGGTTCTGATTACTGCCTGA
- a CDS encoding peptidoglycan DD-metalloendopeptidase family protein: MLKMFPKTHITIAAAATVVVTAAILMSPSSNVEAKRMSYALDLEQGTVSETGATPERALQTEAPVADTQPKAPESDVATEAAQQASLSAPEQPVAPKLPELEWQTFAIKSGDTLSSLFKKAGFNDGIMLSVIHGNGEAEKLQRLYAGETIRFATTEDGGLAAIDLQRNRLETLKITKEGESFTGETEVRKPEARPAFASGTIDGSLYLAARDAGLNDSLTMELAGIFGWDIDFVYDVRKGDQFEVVYEELYLDGEKFDTGRILSARFVNRGEENLALLYTDSNGDSDYYAPGGKSMRKAFLRTPINARISSPFNLQRRHPVLDVVRPHEGTDYAAPPGTPIKAAGSGRVKFAGWKGGYGRTVILQHGDNITTLYAHMSRLGKGIKNGTRVKQGQTIGHVGSSGMVTGPHLHYEFRLNGSPRNSRTVKLPDAKPIPSSEMARFKQFTEQRIAQFDVFRESYQQLALASDD; this comes from the coding sequence GTGCTGAAAATGTTTCCTAAAACTCACATTACCATTGCTGCCGCGGCTACCGTTGTTGTTACCGCTGCCATTCTTATGAGCCCCAGCAGCAACGTTGAAGCCAAGCGTATGTCCTATGCCCTCGATCTGGAGCAAGGCACCGTTTCCGAAACCGGCGCAACGCCCGAGCGAGCACTACAGACAGAGGCTCCCGTTGCGGACACCCAGCCGAAAGCGCCTGAATCCGATGTCGCGACAGAGGCCGCGCAGCAGGCGAGCCTTTCCGCTCCCGAGCAACCTGTCGCTCCGAAGTTGCCGGAACTCGAATGGCAAACCTTCGCGATCAAGTCTGGCGACACGCTCTCCTCTCTGTTCAAAAAAGCTGGCTTCAATGACGGCATCATGCTTTCGGTTATTCATGGCAACGGTGAGGCCGAAAAACTCCAGCGCCTGTACGCTGGGGAGACCATACGCTTTGCGACAACCGAAGACGGCGGGCTTGCGGCCATCGACCTGCAGAGAAACCGCCTGGAAACCCTGAAGATTACCAAAGAGGGCGAAAGCTTTACCGGCGAAACCGAGGTTCGCAAACCAGAAGCGCGGCCAGCCTTTGCATCAGGCACCATTGACGGCTCCCTCTATCTGGCTGCGCGCGACGCGGGCCTTAACGACAGCCTGACCATGGAACTGGCAGGCATCTTCGGCTGGGATATCGACTTTGTTTACGACGTCCGGAAGGGCGACCAGTTCGAAGTGGTTTACGAAGAGCTCTACCTGGACGGCGAAAAGTTCGACACGGGCCGGATCCTGTCTGCACGATTTGTTAACCGCGGCGAAGAAAACCTCGCACTGCTTTATACCGACAGCAATGGCGACAGCGATTACTACGCCCCCGGTGGCAAAAGCATGCGCAAGGCATTCCTGCGAACCCCCATCAATGCCCGGATTTCCTCTCCGTTCAACCTTCAGCGCCGCCATCCTGTTCTGGACGTAGTACGTCCGCATGAAGGCACCGATTACGCAGCGCCTCCCGGAACTCCCATCAAGGCGGCCGGTTCCGGTCGGGTTAAATTCGCAGGCTGGAAGGGTGGTTACGGACGAACCGTCATCCTCCAGCACGGCGACAACATCACCACGCTGTACGCGCACATGAGCCGCCTGGGTAAAGGCATCAAGAATGGCACCCGAGTCAAGCAGGGCCAGACCATCGGGCATGTTGGTTCATCGGGCATGGTTACCGGACCTCACCTGCACTACGAGTTCAGGCTGAACGGGTCGCCGCGCAACTCTCGCACGGTCAAATTACCGGATGCCAAGCCCATTCCGTCTTCCGAGATGGCCCGATTCAAACAATTCACCGAACAGCGAATCGCGCAGTTTGACGTGTTCCGCGAGAGCTATCAGCAACTCGCACTGGCTTCAGACGACTGA
- a CDS encoding anhydro-N-acetylmuramic acid kinase produces the protein MEAWIGLMSGTSMDGIDAVLVSFDHSAVKIHASHTIPYPDQIRHRLIAASQNQAEPDEIGELDTLVGTLFAQAADSVIQRSEFDRAKIRGIGSHGQTIRHQPSGTAPFSIQIGNPSVLSEATNITTVADFRRRDMAAGGQGAPLVPAFHKAFFSSDEENRCILNLGGIANITWLPASDEIPATGFDTGPANALMDAWCLDQTGLPFDSDGHWAMEGSVNQELLDDMLSDAYFSKAPPKSTGKERFNLDWVKTLVSRHRDIPAEDIQRTLLELTVKSVVQQLPEISDLRIYVCGGGARNPLLMDAFVKALPGVSLSLTTELGLDPQLVEPVAFAWLAKQALEGKPGNLPDVTGAAGPRILGAIYPA, from the coding sequence ATGGAAGCCTGGATTGGATTGATGTCAGGCACCAGCATGGATGGCATTGATGCCGTGCTGGTGTCTTTCGATCACAGCGCCGTAAAGATCCACGCATCGCACACGATCCCCTACCCCGATCAGATTCGCCACCGACTCATTGCCGCCAGCCAGAACCAGGCCGAACCCGACGAAATCGGCGAACTGGATACTCTGGTCGGCACTCTGTTTGCCCAGGCCGCGGACTCGGTCATCCAAAGATCGGAATTCGATCGAGCGAAGATTCGGGGCATTGGCAGCCATGGACAAACCATTCGACACCAGCCGTCCGGCACAGCACCTTTCTCCATACAGATCGGCAACCCTTCCGTGCTGTCCGAAGCCACCAACATCACAACAGTTGCGGACTTCCGACGACGGGACATGGCCGCCGGAGGCCAGGGCGCTCCGCTAGTCCCGGCCTTCCACAAGGCCTTTTTCAGCTCAGATGAGGAGAACCGCTGCATTCTCAACCTCGGGGGAATCGCCAACATCACCTGGCTCCCCGCCAGTGACGAGATACCGGCAACCGGTTTTGACACGGGCCCTGCCAATGCGCTGATGGATGCCTGGTGCCTCGACCAGACCGGGCTGCCTTTCGACAGCGACGGTCATTGGGCCATGGAGGGCTCGGTTAACCAGGAACTTCTTGATGACATGCTTTCCGATGCCTATTTCTCGAAGGCACCCCCGAAAAGCACGGGCAAAGAGCGGTTCAATCTTGATTGGGTAAAAACACTGGTAAGCCGCCACCGGGACATTCCAGCCGAAGATATTCAGAGGACTCTGCTGGAATTAACCGTCAAAAGCGTCGTGCAGCAACTGCCCGAGATCTCGGATCTCAGGATTTACGTTTGTGGTGGCGGGGCACGCAATCCGCTGCTGATGGATGCGTTCGTCAAAGCGCTTCCCGGCGTTTCGCTTTCACTCACAACGGAGCTGGGATTAGACCCTCAACTGGTGGAGCCTGTTGCTTTTGCCTGGCTGGCAAAGCAGGCACTGGAAGGGAAGCCCGGCAACCTGCCGGACGTGACCGGAGCAGCTGGCCCTCGTATTCTGGGTGCCATTTACCCGGCCTGA
- the erpA gene encoding iron-sulfur cluster insertion protein ErpA produces the protein MSAVQQQIATPLFFSDSAVAKVRELIEEEENPELKLRVFVTGGGCSGFQYGFSFDESQDEEDTVIERDGVSLLVDPMSYQYLVGATIDYQEGLQGSQFVVQNPNASSTCGCGSSFSI, from the coding sequence TTGAGCGCAGTTCAGCAACAAATAGCTACACCGCTGTTCTTCAGTGACAGTGCCGTTGCCAAAGTACGTGAGTTGATCGAGGAAGAAGAGAATCCCGAACTCAAACTCCGCGTCTTTGTGACGGGCGGGGGCTGCTCCGGATTTCAGTATGGTTTCTCGTTTGATGAAAGCCAGGATGAGGAGGATACCGTGATCGAGCGTGACGGCGTTTCTCTTCTGGTGGATCCGATGAGTTACCAGTATCTGGTGGGCGCTACCATTGATTATCAGGAAGGCCTGCAGGGCTCACAGTTCGTGGTTCAGAATCCCAATGCCAGCTCTACTTGCGGGTGTGGTAGCTCCTTCTCCATCTGA
- a CDS encoding bactofilin family protein, with protein sequence MLGKKKQKPRRPTGHFDTLISSRTTVEGDVHFSGGLHVDGRIRGKVVADEGTDAVLRISEVGEVTGDINAPHVIINGTVNGDVYASAHLELAEKASINGSVYYNLIEMAMGASVNGNLVHQREPVGLLSQDSKSAGSVEKQASAGDSAEEPSAAGDGGKSE encoded by the coding sequence ATGCTTGGCAAAAAAAAGCAGAAGCCGCGCCGGCCCACGGGCCATTTTGACACCCTGATCTCTTCCCGTACGACGGTTGAAGGCGATGTGCATTTTAGCGGTGGGCTTCACGTGGATGGCCGGATTCGTGGCAAGGTCGTTGCCGATGAGGGCACCGACGCGGTACTGAGGATTTCAGAAGTTGGCGAAGTGACGGGTGATATCAATGCGCCCCACGTCATTATCAACGGAACCGTGAATGGTGATGTTTACGCCTCGGCACATCTTGAACTGGCGGAAAAAGCCTCTATCAATGGAAGCGTTTACTACAACCTCATTGAAATGGCGATGGGGGCGTCTGTAAACGGAAATCTGGTGCATCAGCGGGAGCCGGTCGGGTTGCTCTCCCAGGATTCCAAATCCGCCGGATCCGTTGAAAAGCAGGCTTCCGCTGGCGATTCGGCAGAGGAACCCAGCGCTGCGGGCGATGGTGGAAAGTCCGAATAG